Proteins encoded within one genomic window of Macrobrachium nipponense isolate FS-2020 chromosome 8, ASM1510439v2, whole genome shotgun sequence:
- the LOC135222869 gene encoding uncharacterized protein LOC135222869, with amino-acid sequence MKKKVFLVVSLVLCVTQSSAAPKVENQQQESQPSKEEMEAEITQSERDDKLFVALVQVSPDECDAGDGKLGTCMPSYECTKRGGVSSGGCAKAFGTCCLVERTCNSETSLNNTYFVNPSSETETEGACILTVNRATPNICQIRLDFETFQISQPDDNGHCSDFFMASGVNMPPNTICGKIDGQHMYLDVAPNGGAIKLTVDRQTLTANNKNWNIKVTQISCDSKYKAPESCLQYYTSTSGTVQSFNFATNNNQVTQLANQNYGVCIRKAPGYCGIIWERDNTTNLGFTMSGAVDAVFPDLLGQPSVADFNGDCLSDYVVIPEGVTDLSEQHDRFCGLGFPKWVMSTATPFVLYVRTDSAETVDGSNLGFSLTYRQTNSC; translated from the exons ATGAAG AAGAAAGTATTCCTAGTAGTATCCTTGGTCCTCTGCGTGACTCAATCTTCCGCAGCTCCTAAGGTCGAGAATCAGCAACAAGAAAGTCAACCATCTAAAGAGGAAATGGAAGCAGAAATCACGCAGAGTGAAAGAGACGACAAAC TCTTCGTCGCCCTCGTCCAAGTCTCTCCTGACGAGTGTGACGCCGGGGATGGCAAATTGGGCACTTGCATGCCCTCCTACGAGTGCACCAAACGCGGAGGTGTGTCATCGGGAGGATGCGCCAAGGCCTTCGGTACCTGCTGTCTAG TTGAAAGAACATGTAACAGCGAGACGAGTTTGAACAACACGTACTTCGTCAACCCGAGTTCGGAAACGGAGACTGAGGGAGCGTGCATTTTGACTGTCAACCGGGCGACGCCCAATATCTGTCAGATCCGATTAGACTTCGAAACTTTCCAAATCTCGCAGCCGGACGACAATGGCCACTGCAGCGATTTCTTCATGGCGTCCGGTGTCAACATGCCACCGAACACGATCTGCGGTAAAATTGATGGCCAGCACA TGTACTTGGACGTGGCTCCCAACGGTGGAGCGATCAAGCTGACGGTCGACAGACAAACCCTGACGGCGAACAACAAGAACTGGAACATTAAGGTGACGCAGATCTCCTGTGACTCCAAATATAAAG ctCCTGAATCCTGTCTTCAGTATTACACATCAACCTCAGGAACTGTACAGAGCTTCAATTTCGCCACGAACAACAACCAAG TAACGCAGCTGGCGAACCAGAACTACGGAGTCTGCATTAGGAAAGCTCCTGGTTACTGTGGCATCATTTGGGAGAGAGACAATACTACGAATCTCGGTTTCACCATGTCAGGAGCTGTAGATGCAGTGTTTCCAGATCTTTTAG GCCAACCATCAGTTGCTGACTTCAACGGAGATTGCCTGTCGGACTATGTGGTCATACCGGAAGGTGTCACCGACTTGTCTGAACAGCACGATCGTTTCTGTGGTCTTGGATTCCCCAAGTGGGTGATGA GTACGGCGACGCCTTTCGTTCTCTACGTCAGGACTGACAGCGCCGAGACGGTAGACGGTTCTAATCTTGGCTTCAGCCTTACTTATCGACAGACAAACTCCTGCTAA